taattaatgttcataatatttcaaaatgatcatgtggtggagtggtaaagAAGTTGATATTTAGAGATGAGGTCATGTGTTCAAGTCCTAGcaacaataaattttttttaaaaaaatattttgaaaaattgaaaaaccggtttccggttccaccggttcatGGCGGTTCAATGTGCTAGTGGTTttaggggtgaaccggaccggactgcctaccggttcgcggtcgaACCGACCGGTCCGGtctgatttttaaaacattggttttaATTCTTATAGAAGACGTTTTTTTAACTCCTTTCGTCCTAATTAAGTTGAGacgtttttctttttgagaGGTCTTAATAAAAttgagtcatattttttttaacaaaaaaataaaatattcaatcactcttattttattgcatcatttgttttattctctcttcatagCTCCTACTTTCTTCCCTTTCCTATTTATTTTacattcatttaatttattcaacACTAATATTTATCCATGAATGTCTGTAAAAGTATGAGAGTGCAACACTAATTATTGAGCCGTATGTATGATTTACAAGTTACTAATCACTAGGCCCACGGTCGAATTATTGGACCATAATACAGTTATTGTGTctaaatgaaaaagaaaataaccaCTTGCTAAGctcatcaaataaaattattagaagttttttttttttactttaggGTAAAACTAGGAGGGATGCCTTATAAAACTTCTCTGTTCGTACAAAAACATTGTTgagataaaattaaataaggaaCTCGACTTTCCAAGAAATTGCTTAGTAACTTATAACTACAATGACATTAATATTAACATTGTTGAGACAAGATCAAAACTGAGAGAGTGGGTGTGTAGCAATGCGAtaacaataaatattaatattaataacaaAAATAGCAGAATCCGATTAGGAAAATAATTAGAATGACGATTTTTACCCTCTTTGTTTAGAAATTGATTGCTTCGATCGAATTGTGCTACATTTGGCCGACCTCGATCGCACTATAACTGGGATTTGTCTCTTGATATTTTTATGCACAAATAAGTAAGTCTTCACTTATTAAATAATCTTTGTGTGTAAATGATTGCATATTAAATATGCTTTGTGTGAATTATAATTTTGGGAGAACAcagaacaaataaataaatgccTGGATGATTCTGAACAGAaaatttcaagaaagtaaatttcaaattaaatatacaaaGAATTTTGTAGAAAATTTTGTGGAATGTAAAATCACTTATATTTCGTTTGGTTGGCAGTAAATGTGGCTTCGTACGTAAAGTATTCAAGATTCCTATTCTCAGATTCTGTATATGGTTCAATTTCTTTAAAGCAAAAAgattccacaaaagaaatttattcaaatccaaattaaatcctctAATCCAAAATGAATATTTCGAATTTGGCCTATAAAAGACAGTATAATAATTGGTAAAATGTATTCCCTCCAAATCCTCCCTATAAATTACCTCAAATATAAATACTGAAgaaaattagtagtagtataatttgaATAATGTTGACGGACTAAATAAGATATCATCATCGTCCTTTTAAaatactaaataataataataatactagaaATTATATGTAATTAAGCAAAATATATGTAGCGTTGGAGGagaataattaaagtattcATAAAACAAGCATAATTTCTTCTGCAAGACAAGGTCAAAACTGATCAAAAGAAGTAATTTAATTGTTCCTATGAGGGAAAccgaatttaatttttataatttcagaACCTCATTTAATAGTATTTATTCCATGATATAACAATTAATAACTCAGCATACAgttgaaataaattaattagagtCAACTACCCATGTTTTTTCACTCTAAATGAGTAATGCATTATTGGAGATAAATTCCTTGCAACAAATTATTGATCAATTATTGCTTAATTAATGCCACGATATTTATGTAAATACCAATTATAAATTGTATATATTCTTTAGACAGGCTGTCTGTGTATCTATTTTTGCGGTAAATAAGATAATCATTGCATATCAAAATTTGCAAAATTCGGCACATACACATACTATATTGatatattgtatttgtatattttttaatcGTTTGTGGAAATGATAAAAACTTTGTAAAATACTTACATTTTGTGCCAGGATTCTTCTGaacaaaataatgtaaaatCGAATAAAACAAAAAACTGAGCTCTGaagtaaaatttttaattattgaaccATCGGTTGCATGTTGGTAGTATGCCACAGGATATGACAACAATACATCTAATCCGATCATGATAAGTCAATGCGTGTTGTATAGACACAATATTGCAAAATATACCTAATTTAGTTGGATTTTCAACTTTGATATATTATTGTGTTTCATTATTATAAGGTGCATGTGTATAACACATGAtcactcatttttatcatattaGTGCCATATAATATTCTACCAATATGTTATATCGAATATCATTATCTAATCATGCTGACCTTATGGTGATTCTTCATTCTATGTGAAATTAGATGagaatttatttcataaatatcTAAAATTCTCTATCAAACGGACCTcttgatgttttttttatgatgaatgaagtaaaaatcctCTAATGGTGAATAGAAAGCTCAAAATAATGAAGTAAACAATAACCacaaaaaatacttttaaaataaaagaaattgatgAATGTAGAAGACAAAGACAAAATTAAAGCATTGAAACCAGAACATGACCCCCTAGAAGAAGGTAAGCATGAAGGAGAAAATATCACAACATAGCACTATCGGATTCAACCAAGAAACATCACATCATGCATGTCAAAGTATCCCCCAATCAAGCCAactaaagaaagaaaatgacaTAACATACAAACCACCAATGAAATTAGATAACTACATATAACTAAGAAGAGGCTAATAACAATTAAACCATACCTCTAAAGGgagtttaaataaaatgtgaacaAATCGGATGTCATGAAAGGCgtgaaacactttcagatcaaatcaatttggcggttctatcaatatttgatcggatacaattcaggtttcgAAGATATTCGTATATCGATTCTGTAAAAAACTTTGAACCCATAAATTGATCATAAGAAGAGGCTGAAAACGAAGAGTCGCGTCTCTTCATTTCATAACTGTTTTTAACAGTTTTTGGCGGGAATAAGAAATTGCAAAATAGtcttttaatgaattttttgtACAGCAACTTTAATcagctcgaccccagccagggactctgccccttggaccccgctactcgggggcgctgcccccgaacttCCATCTAATCATAAGAAATTCAAATAAGTatacactccgcacttccaacttatttgatgtctcattataatcacgttgatcaatcaagttaatccaattacactaaaatatccaacaattgCATCATATATATGTAGCATCAACAGCAGCTTCTACAAAGTTTAAAGCAAAGATGATTTAGCTAATTTATTAGAGCAGTATATATATTATAGATTGTGACATCATCATACTTAAGGGTGTGACAAAGAGAAAAGTATTGAAACCAAGACAAGACTCCATAAAAGAAGTTGAATTTCTATTCCAAAATTGCGATCTCATTAGATCATAAAttccttatttaattgtttatacATCAACTGACCTTTACACCAGCAAAATTATTTCAAAGACCTTGTGACTGCTCCGACAAGCAAGCCTAATGTAATTTAAATTGCATAATTTTAAGCAAACTAtggaagaaaaaatgaaatgtaattaaaataaaCTGCAATGGAAGCGAAGATTAGTACAAAAGGGACACTTGAACAGCTATTCATAAATACAAAACTGTGGTTCTAAGTTATATTTATAGGCATTATATATAGCTGTATTCGTATTCTTTATTCATGCTATCTACTGTACAATATAGGCAGATCCAAGAATATGATTTCTAGACTTCAAGAAATAGTCTTGACAGCAAGGACACTTCATAGAGGAAAAGAAACAGAGACACCAGTCATTattttgaactatttatttattttattttattttatttcatttcttttttttgtttgtttgaatTGTCAATAACCTCAAAGGGTATGAAGTGTAATACACtacatagtagtactatttttaaacACAACTAGTTTAGTCCATGTTAGcattttatatttcattttcattttatttaaatctcATAAATTGCGACTATAATTGGCtcccattttttttactttgtaaGGAGGAATAGAAATCACAAATTAGCTAggctcactttttttttataagtttTAAATTTCAACATTCTTTTAATAGTTTATGACTCATGGCAAAATGACGAACCTAGAAGGATGGTAGTGGGGCCACTGggcccacaataaaaaaatcaagaatatgaagttattagtctttttttaattaaaaagattAAATTCTAGTAACATCATAAGTTCATAACTAAATGGACAGACTACTATGTGCTCCTTCAAAGGTATGAATATGATTATGGGAATAAAAATTTAGTGAGTTGAACTTATTATGATAGTAGTATTTAGTTTGATCAATCACAAACTCATAATAgcaaaaatatatttatctttttatgaGAATGATTAACTAGACTTATTACgtgttaatatattatatattcgtatcattaaatttttagtagtgattattggatttatttttaaataaaatcctcCAATATCCAATTGAAACGACAACTAGAGTGTCCAAACATCTCTACCtaattaaaagaaatcaaaatgCAGACATCTGAAATGCCAATATAATAACCAAAAATCAAGATGTGTACAACCAAGAATTTACATATTCGAAATACAAAAGATAGAGAagatacatttatatatatagattttcTTGATCACTCCATCAATCCTTGACAAAATGACCTAACACCAACTTAATTAGCCATCACCCCAGTAAATTAAAGGGCTGAGCTAATTAACACGTGAAAAAGGGTTAGATGAAATCCTACCAAACACTCCCCATCCCAAGTTAGAAGAAATTAACACCCCCCTAATTAGCggaaaattcttttttttttcttcataataataacaatacttttaaaaataataaaaaattgctAGTATTATAATTTAGTGAAGACGATGGGCGCGCCGTGCTGCGGGTGCAAAAGCATGAGCACGGAGGGCGCGTGCTGGTAGGTGGGCGCGAGGTGGAAGGAGAAGCGCTGGAGGATCATCGCGACGGCGAGTTTGGCTTGGAAAATGGCGAGGTTCTGGCCGACGCATCGGCGGGCGCCGAGGCCGAAGGGCATGTAGGCCATGGGGTGGGTGGTGGCGTGCGCGACGCCCTTGGAGAAGCGGGCCGGGTTGAACTCGTGCGGGTCGTGGCGCCACAGGGTCGGGTCGTGATGGACGGCTAGGATTGGGATTAGGAGCTCCGTGGACCGGGGGATGTGGAGCCCACCCAGCTGCATATCCCGCTTCGCGCGTCTGATTATTGCCACTGCTGGCGGGTACAACCGCAGTGATTCGTTGAGGATCATTCCCAGCTGCACCATCAACCACCAGATTAGCCtttttctaattaaaaaaatatccatttattttacattttatcaaaatgcatttgattttgatgattGGTAATATTCATGATCCGACCTCCTTTACTTAAATTACTAtgttactcccttcatccactaAAAGTAAGAGACAATTTGTgcaatatgaatttaaataaaaagtgattGAGATATGTGAGTGGAGAATGTCTTATGTTAACCTCAAAGGGGCTAATTGGTTAAGCACCTAAAAGTCATATTTTTACTAATAAAGACTTTACATTTAACTAAATCATATGTAAATTATCATACAAAACTACCTATCCTTTATCTAACTCatctaaaaatattaaatacagTACTAGACAAATTAAGGAAATATAGTTCCTACCAGAAAAATTTCTTTTGTCCGTTGTTGGTGCCAATGATGgacatagagaaaaaaatgttGATATACCTCAACAATTTTTTAATCTTTCTAGACATCAGTTTAATAAAGATACTTTCTGATAATTTTCACAaatgtaaaaatataaaaaaaaatataaaaaagaaattgatgtgGGCTTAAGCTCCTATTCCATTCTTAGTGTGTGCATTAATGACAATGTCAGCAATTACTGCTATAAGTTATTTCTTATAAATTGTATAGAATTTATTTTTGGTGGATAGAACTAAAATGGTAATTTTGTGATTATATTTGTGAAACTAGAGTAATGTGCAATAATGAAGGATGAATTAAGTAATCTATTGGTTAATgatttgaggagttatgcataAAGAGGATAGTAGTAGGTGCGCTTTATAGGTAGGCGTGAAGAGGCGTGGTTGGAGGTGGGAATTTTTGTGAAATGTCTCTGTTGTTTAGGACAGTAAAGAAATGGAAAGTTTAAACCCAAGATTTGGTGTTGGACattctaattaattaactaattttttCTTAATAACTCAAAAAGTATATTGTTCCGGACACAATAATCAAGGCAGATAACATAATCATAGTAATATAGGGGACCAAGAAAAGGAATTAATACCGTTTTGAGCTTGGGGAGATCATCCTTGGTAGGGCAATCACGTGATCCGCACACCCTCAGGACCTCCTCACGTGCCTGTTCCTGCCACTGGGGATGCATGGCCAGCAGCACCGTCGTCCACGTCAGCAGATTCGCCGTCGTGTGCTTTCCGGCGAAGAATATCGTCTTGCACTCCTCCACCACGTCGCTCGCCGTCATCGCCATCGCCGATTCCTCTCCGTCTCTCTCGCTCGCCTTTATCATCACTTCCAATAAATCGTTCGGACATTCGTCTGACACCCCCTGACACCTCCTCCTTCCTTCGATCAGCTTCACCAGCGATTTCCTAATTTCCTTTTCCAGTCTCCAAGATATTCTGTTCTTTTTCGTCGGCAAGAATCTGATCAATTCAATTAATATCCaaaatgaaatttgattttCCGATTTTGAAAAGGAATTTGACgtgatttatttaattgaatttaccTGTAGCCAGGGATGAAGACTTTCTGATAGGCCTCAGTGGCATGTTCCATCTGCTGAGATTGCAGCTCAAAAATGGCTTTTCCTTCCTCATAGCTTCTCCCAAAAGTAGCTCTTGTGATCACATCCTCAACCACTTTCTCAAACCAATCTGATACATCCACTTCCACTTTCCCACCATTGCTCATTTCCTCATTCCATTGCATCATTGCTGCTTCCATGCTCTTCCCCATCATTGGCATCATCAGCTgccaaattttcatttttccaaattaattaattatttcaatgaaaatttaagtagtagtactatttaattgtTATACCTTGAGATTTTCTGTGTGGAAAGCTGGCTGGATGATCTTCCTGTGGTGAGACCATTTCTCCCCCTTGAGGCTGAGCAAGCCATCACCTTCAATTTTCCTAACCAGTGGTGGTGACTCATTCTTCTCAAACAGTTCTGATTTCAAGATGAAGATCTCTCTAATCAGGGCTGGATCAGACACTGTCAGCCTTGCTGTTGGCCCAAACCACACTAGGAACATGGAGCCTgcattttcattaaattttaatatgggGAAATTGAAAGGCATGGAGGAGGGGAAAAAAGGTCAAAATTTAAATCACATTACTCCAAGGCAATGGATAGTGTAGACCCTACACAAACAATGTTCCTCACAGCTCACACCAACTTATTTGGCTCAGCAAATGTGTGTATgcattttgaaaaaaaaggtgtatgtatatgtatatgtatatgttacATGTGAAGGGGAAAAGAAGATTTTGGGTGGCAAAAAAGTgaagggggagagagagaagcATAAGCATACCATATATCTTCTTCCAATGATGGTAGAAAGAGAGGACTCTAGGGAGAATATTGTGTGAGAGAGGGGGCATGGATTGAGCAGAAGCCATCATATTCAAGCTGGCTAATTCCTTCAAATTCCCCAAGAAGAGCTGGTATTTGGGGCCTTTGATTCCTTGTTTCATGAAGAAATTCTCAACTCTCCTTGGTGCCCACCACAGATGAACCACAGCTTTGAGCACCACCACAAACAGAATGTATGAGATGAGAAGAAGCCATAGCAAATGGAAGTGGCTATCTTCcatttttctttaagtgttggTTGAGAATATTGTTTTGGTGGCTGGATGGATTGTGTTTGTTTTTATACAGAGAAGAGAAAGTAGAGCTTTCTTGTCTGTTGTGTAGGACAACAGGATGAAGATGGGCTTAAACAGGCAGAGGGGAGAAGCAACCTAAAAGAATTTAAGGTCAACTAGTTGAGAGAGCAAATGAAATTAATGAAAGTGAGGTGTCCTCATTCTATATTAATTCTTTCCAATGACAACACTACCCCTGCCTTGCCTTCGCCGGGGAAAACTTTctagtagggatgtcaatcgagTCAGTCCTACTCCATGGAATGGAAAGACGAGATTGGCCTCGCAGACTTTTCTTGATTTCTAATTTACTGATTTAATGAGAGgaacaaaaaataatactccggTTTGGGAATTGTGGAGAAGAGAGGGTTGAGAAAACAGTGATCATAAATGAGAATTTCATTTATGAGACATACATTAATATTAGGCTATGGCCATTGCTCTAATCATGTCATGAGTCCAGAAGCAACACTTTGGCCAACCTGAAAAGCTTTTAATTTTCCCACCAGATAGATACCATGCCTTGCTATGAATGTATATGTTACACTAAAATTAtttggaaaatgaaatttcatgCTTAATTTTGGCCTCTTTTTTTCTGGTGTGTTCttctttcatattttaaaatgaaaagatgatgcaatcttttttattttattctatataAAATTATCTTGTGACATATTTTGGGGAGGAAATAATGGAAGAGGCACATGCATGTTTGACCCTAGTTTATATAAGGGGGTCTCCACAACGTTTTAGCTAATATAATGACAGGAAATTTAGATTATAACAACAAATTATCCATTTCGCAAGTGAGAAAACTCCCTTTCAATTGATTTGATATATTCCCATTTATTTATGTGTTTCACAAAATTATGATTTCAAACCTAATCAATCCCCTCCCCactttttttctattatatATGTCATGCAAATCTGCCCCCATTCTTCAATAATGTTTACGCGTGAAgcctaaaaaataaatatttttttagaagAAAAAACTCGATGCCGATGTGTATGTATGGTGTTTGATTTGAAAAAATTTTGAAGGGGCGTGATTGAATAGTTGGATGGGAaagacgaggaggaggaggaagaggaggaggtcGGGGTGTTTGGAGGAGAGTGGTTAGTTTAATGAAATAAGGAGGCAAGGGAGGAGTTGTGTTTTGGAAGGATGCTCTTAAATTGATGCACATGGGAACAAGGGTGTCTATTTTATTGCACCCCTTTTGCTGTGTTAGCGGGGGGATGTGCCTTGCTTGTCCCAAACCATCACTACCCCACTTCTCTTAATCTTGTCTTAATACTCCCAAAACATCATGGGGCcactctcctccctctctctcctaTTCACTACTCTATTTTCTTGCTCAAAACCCAGCAACAATGTATCGGATTAATATGaggttgaaaaagttaacaACTCAACTGTTATATACTactttaataatatattttaaaacaaaatatgatTGAGATGAGTTACTGAAATGTAGAGTCTGCTTATCAAAATATGATTGAGATGAGACTCTAACAACagataaattaaaatgacaaaaaagaaTGTCTACTGTCGGATGCTATTTGGAGAATCGCACGTTACAAAACTTGAGAATGTGATTATGCCATGTTttccatttttatatttatttaatgctTTCAAAATTTTgtacatatatttttattatgataAAATAGTAAGTTAACcttttaattttcttaatattATTGAGGATTagataattaacaaaaaaactgAGGGTAtacgttttttttatttgcttGGTTGGGGGCGTTGGATGGGCCTGGAGGCAACAGCCCGGGGCCCACAACTTTTTAGAACATTGGGCACctattttttactactttttgtaatttttatattcgGATATGTTTTCTATAAGTTCTATTTtgttatttcatttataattacTTTTACCAAAATATAAAAGATTGGCACTACGCTGCATGCCACCCTTATGTACTTTTTTTGTTCTAAAGCTATAATTTACTAATATAGAGGTTCAGGGGCGTGATTAATTACTAACTCACTTCTTAGtagctaactacaactaatttaagaccataaaAATTAAGAGATCTAATGGTCTATAATTTTCCATGTGTAATTTtgttaatattaaaaaaataagattaaCTACCACATTTAGGGTTTTGAATCgcaatgtcaatatagtgtattaaagATATAAACACAATgcattgaatatgtcaacacaatttaatattgacattgtacacatattatattgacatattatgctATCT
This sequence is a window from Salvia splendens isolate huo1 chromosome 5, SspV2, whole genome shotgun sequence. Protein-coding genes within it:
- the LOC121801928 gene encoding cytochrome P450 734A1-like, producing the protein MEDSHFHLLWLLLISYILFVVVLKAVVHLWWAPRRVENFFMKQGIKGPKYQLFLGNLKELASLNMMASAQSMPPLSHNILPRVLSFYHHWKKIYGSMFLVWFGPTARLTVSDPALIREIFILKSELFEKNESPPLVRKIEGDGLLSLKGEKWSHHRKIIQPAFHTENLKLMMPMMGKSMEAAMMQWNEEMSNGGKVEVDVSDWFEKVVEDVITRATFGRSYEEGKAIFELQSQQMEHATEAYQKVFIPGYRFLPTKKNRISWRLEKEIRKSLVKLIEGRRRCQGVSDECPNDLLEVMIKASERDGEESAMAMTASDVVEECKTIFFAGKHTTANLLTWTTVLLAMHPQWQEQAREEVLRVCGSRDCPTKDDLPKLKTLGMILNESLRLYPPAVAIIRRAKRDMQLGGLHIPRSTELLIPILAVHHDPTLWRHDPHEFNPARFSKGVAHATTHPMAYMPFGLGARRCVGQNLAIFQAKLAVAMILQRFSFHLAPTYQHAPSVLMLLHPQHGAPIVFTKL